A genomic window from Emys orbicularis isolate rEmyOrb1 chromosome 8, rEmyOrb1.hap1, whole genome shotgun sequence includes:
- the CAMLG gene encoding guided entry of tail-anchored proteins factor CAMLG translates to MEPEALAGVDGGSAPGPMGVPPVLSVSQRRAELRRRKLLLNSEERINRIMGFHRPGGVKDDESHTESKLQHEQDKSNSLPIPAVSKRIVLGDSVCNLAGTSDHTSGIIELKGDKKDLFSKTPELGNDGTSELRHRSRGDLASEASQRAPRHGLDQYLSRFDEAMKLRNQLMNEKPSQENGNAVEEFDSFRIFRLVGCALLAIGVRAFVCKYLSIFAPFLTLQLAYMGLSKYFPKSEKKMKTTVLTAALLLSGIPAEVISRSMDTYSKMGDIFTDLCVYFFTFIFCHELLVFFGSEVP, encoded by the exons ATGGAGCCGGAGGCGCTGGCCGGGGTGGATGGCgggtctgctcctggccccatggGGGTTCCCCCAGTGCTCTCAGTGTCGCAGCGCCGGGCCGAGCTCCGGCGGAGGAAGCTGCTGCTGAACTCGGAGGAGAGGATCAACCGCATCATGGGCTTCCACCGGCCGGGCGGGGTGAAGG ATGATGAAAGTCACACAGAATCAAAACTTCAACATGAGCAAGATAAATCGAACTCCCTCCCTATTCCTGCAGTTTCAAAGCGAATTGTGCTTGGTGATTCTGTCTGTAATTTGGCAGGAACATCTGACCACACAAGTGGCATTATAGAGCTCAAGGGAGATAAAAAGGACTTGTTCAGTAAAACTCCTGAGCTTGGTAACGATGGTACCAGTGAGCTCCGGCATCGTAGCAGAGGGGATCTGGCATCAGAAGCTTCACAGAGAGCACCTCGACATGGATTAGATCAATACTTATCAAGATTTGATGAAGCTATGAAGCTAAGAAACCAGCTGATGAATGAGAAGCCTAGTCAGGAGAATGGGAATGCAGTGGAGGAATTTGATTCTTTTCGCATTTTTAGATTGGTGGGATGTGCGCTTCTTGCCATAGGAGTTAGGGCTTTTGTGTGCAAGTACTTG TCAATATTTGCACCATTTCTTACTCTACAACTTGCATATATGGGACTGTCCAAATATTTTCCAAAG AGTGAAAAGAAGATGAAAACTACGGTATTAACTGCTGCTCTTTTACTGTCAGGAATCCCTGCAGAAGTGATTAGTCGCTCCATGGATACCTATAGCAAAATGGGAGACATTTTCACAGATCTCTGTGTTTATTTCTTTACTTTTATCTTCTGCCATGAACTGCTTGTTTTTTTTGGTTCTGAAGTGCCGTGA